Proteins encoded within one genomic window of Streptomyces sp. NBC_01314:
- a CDS encoding winged helix-turn-helix transcriptional regulator, producing the protein MESAAHTAVTPAQAAAGADASNLDRLAFDVFARNCPSRGTLEHVTGRWGVLTISALHEGSLRFNELRRRVDGVSEKMLSQTLHALERDGLVHREAQPTNPPRVDYTLTPLGRDVSERLLSLITCVEDRMGEVLRSRERYDGTRGAL; encoded by the coding sequence ATGGAATCAGCCGCGCACACCGCCGTGACGCCCGCGCAGGCCGCCGCGGGCGCGGACGCCTCGAACCTCGACAGGCTGGCCTTCGACGTGTTCGCCAGGAACTGTCCGTCGCGGGGCACCCTGGAGCACGTCACGGGCCGCTGGGGCGTGCTCACGATCAGCGCACTGCACGAGGGCTCGCTCCGCTTCAACGAGCTGCGCCGTCGCGTCGACGGCGTCAGCGAGAAGATGCTCTCCCAGACCCTGCACGCCCTGGAGCGCGACGGCCTGGTCCATCGCGAGGCCCAGCCCACCAATCCGCCCCGCGTCGACTACACCCTCACCCCGCTCGGCCGGGACGTCTCCGAGCGCCTGCTGTCCCTCATCACCTGCGTGGAGGACCGCATGGGGGAGGTGCTCCGGTCCCGCGAGCGTTACGACGGGACGCGCGGCGCCCTCTGA
- the smc gene encoding chromosome segregation protein SMC — protein MHLKALTLRGFKSFASATTLRFEPGITCVVGPNGSGKSNVVDALSWVMGEQGAKSLRGGKMEDVIFAGTTGRPPLGRAEVSLTIDNSDGALPIEYSEVTITRIMFRNGGSEYQINGDTCRLLDIQDLLSDSGIGREMHVIVGQGQLDSVLHADPMGRRAFIEEAAGVLKHRKRKEKALRKLDAMQANLARVQDLTDELRRQLKPLGRQAAVARRAAVIQADLRDARLRLLADDLVRLHAALRTEVADEAALKQRKEAAETELRKALQREALLEGEVRRLAPRLQRARETWYELSQLAERVRGTISLADARVKSATSAPPEERRGRDPEDMEREAARIREQEAELEAALEAAEHALEDTVEHRAELERELLGEERRLKDLARSIADRRESLARLNGQVNAARSRAASAQAEIDRLAAARDEAQERAVTAQEEYEALKAEVDGLDADDTELAEQHDTAKRALAAAEATLTTAREAATAAERRRAATQARHEALSLGLRRKDGTGALLGAKDRLGGLLGPAAELLTVTPGHEIALAAAFGAAADAIAVTSPASAAEAIRLLRKQDAGRAALLLAGAPEESQPAPDRGAGNGVSSHDEPAADRRPLPASPTAHFAAALVRGPSDLMPAVRRLLHRVVVVDTLEDAEDLVYARPDLTAVTAEGDLLGAHFAHGGSAGAPSLLEVQASVDEAAAELEELAVRCEELAEAQQGAVESRRDRAGLVEELGERRRAAEREKSAVAQQLGRLAGQARGAVGEAERSTAAAARAQQALDKAVQEAEELAERLAVAEEMPVEEEPDTSVRDRLAADGANARQTEMEARLQVRTHEERVKGLAGRADSLDRAARAEREARERAEQRRARLRHEAAVAEAVASGARQLLRHVEVSLARAEEERTAADAAKARREQELAQARGEGRDLKTELDKLTDSVHRGEVLGAEKRMRIEQLETKALEELGVEPEGLITEYGPDQLVPPSPPAEGEELPEDPEHPRNQPKTFHRAEQEKRLRAAERAYQQLGKVNPLALEEFSALEERHKFLSEQLEDLKKTRADLLQVVKEVDERVEQVFAEAFWDTAREFEGVFGRLFPGGEGRLILTDPDNMLTTGVDVEARPPGKRVKRLSLLSGGERSLTAVAMLVSIFKARPSPFYVMDEVEAALDDTNLQRLIRIMQELQEASQLIVITHQKRTMEVADALYGVSMQGDGVSKVISQRLR, from the coding sequence GTGCACCTCAAGGCCCTGACCCTCCGCGGGTTCAAATCGTTCGCCTCGGCCACCACGCTCCGGTTCGAGCCGGGCATCACGTGCGTCGTCGGACCGAACGGCTCGGGCAAGTCCAACGTCGTGGACGCACTCAGCTGGGTCATGGGCGAGCAGGGCGCGAAGTCCCTGCGGGGCGGCAAGATGGAGGACGTCATCTTCGCCGGTACCACCGGGCGACCCCCGCTCGGCCGCGCCGAGGTGTCCCTGACCATCGACAACTCCGACGGGGCCCTCCCCATCGAGTACTCAGAGGTCACGATCACGCGGATCATGTTCCGCAACGGCGGCAGCGAGTACCAGATCAACGGCGACACCTGCCGCCTCCTCGACATCCAGGACCTGCTCTCCGACTCCGGTATCGGACGCGAGATGCACGTCATCGTCGGCCAGGGCCAGCTCGACTCCGTCCTGCACGCCGACCCCATGGGCCGCCGCGCCTTCATCGAGGAGGCCGCCGGTGTCCTCAAGCACCGCAAGCGCAAGGAGAAGGCGCTGCGGAAACTGGACGCCATGCAGGCCAACCTGGCCCGCGTCCAGGACCTCACCGACGAACTCCGCCGCCAGCTCAAACCCCTCGGCCGCCAGGCCGCCGTCGCCCGCCGGGCCGCCGTCATCCAGGCCGACCTGCGGGACGCACGCCTGAGACTGCTGGCCGACGACCTCGTACGACTCCACGCGGCGCTCCGCACCGAGGTCGCCGACGAGGCCGCGCTGAAGCAGCGCAAGGAGGCCGCCGAGACCGAGCTGAGGAAGGCGCTCCAGCGGGAGGCGCTTCTGGAGGGCGAGGTACGACGGCTGGCTCCGCGTCTTCAGCGGGCCCGGGAGACCTGGTACGAGCTGTCGCAGCTCGCCGAACGGGTGCGCGGCACGATCTCCCTGGCCGACGCCCGGGTCAAGAGCGCCACCTCCGCTCCCCCCGAGGAGCGGCGCGGACGCGACCCGGAGGACATGGAGCGCGAGGCCGCCCGTATCCGGGAACAGGAGGCCGAGCTCGAAGCGGCCCTGGAGGCGGCCGAGCACGCCCTGGAGGACACGGTCGAGCACCGCGCCGAGCTGGAGCGCGAACTGTTGGGCGAGGAACGTCGGCTGAAGGACCTCGCCCGCTCCATCGCCGACCGCCGCGAGAGCCTCGCCCGGCTGAACGGCCAGGTCAACGCCGCCCGCTCCCGCGCGGCCTCCGCCCAGGCCGAGATCGACCGTCTCGCAGCCGCCCGAGACGAGGCACAGGAACGTGCGGTCACCGCCCAGGAGGAGTACGAGGCGCTGAAGGCCGAGGTCGACGGCCTCGACGCCGACGACACCGAACTGGCCGAACAGCACGACACCGCGAAGCGCGCCCTGGCCGCGGCCGAGGCCACTCTCACCACGGCCCGTGAGGCCGCCACTGCCGCCGAACGCCGCCGCGCCGCCACCCAGGCCCGCCATGAGGCACTCTCGCTGGGCCTGCGCCGCAAGGACGGCACAGGCGCGTTGCTCGGCGCGAAGGACCGGCTCGGCGGGTTGCTGGGTCCGGCCGCGGAACTGCTGACGGTGACCCCGGGCCACGAGATCGCCCTGGCCGCCGCATTCGGGGCGGCGGCGGACGCCATCGCCGTGACGTCCCCCGCCTCGGCCGCCGAAGCCATCCGCCTGCTGCGCAAGCAGGACGCGGGCCGGGCGGCGCTGCTGCTGGCAGGGGCGCCGGAGGAGTCACAGCCCGCGCCCGACAGGGGCGCGGGGAACGGCGTGAGCAGCCACGACGAACCCGCGGCCGACCGGCGACCGCTCCCGGCATCTCCCACCGCGCACTTCGCCGCCGCCCTCGTGCGCGGCCCTTCCGACCTCATGCCGGCCGTACGCCGCCTGCTCCACCGCGTCGTCGTCGTCGACACCCTCGAAGACGCCGAGGACCTCGTCTACGCGCGCCCCGACCTCACCGCCGTCACCGCCGAAGGCGACCTGCTCGGGGCGCACTTCGCGCACGGCGGGTCCGCGGGGGCGCCGAGTCTGCTCGAGGTGCAGGCGTCCGTCGACGAGGCGGCGGCAGAGCTGGAGGAACTGGCCGTACGGTGCGAGGAGTTGGCCGAGGCCCAGCAGGGCGCGGTCGAGTCGCGCCGGGACCGGGCCGGGCTCGTGGAGGAGCTGGGGGAGCGGCGCCGGGCCGCCGAGCGGGAGAAGTCCGCGGTCGCCCAGCAGCTCGGGCGGCTGGCCGGGCAGGCGAGGGGCGCCGTGGGGGAGGCCGAGCGGTCCACGGCTGCCGCGGCACGCGCCCAGCAGGCGCTCGACAAGGCCGTACAGGAAGCCGAGGAGCTGGCCGAACGGCTCGCGGTGGCCGAGGAGATGCCCGTGGAGGAGGAGCCGGACACCTCCGTACGGGATCGGCTCGCGGCGGACGGGGCCAATGCACGACAGACCGAGATGGAGGCCCGGCTCCAGGTGCGGACGCACGAGGAGCGGGTCAAGGGGCTCGCGGGGCGCGCGGACTCCCTCGACCGGGCCGCGCGCGCCGAGCGCGAGGCGCGGGAGCGGGCCGAGCAGCGCAGAGCCCGGCTGCGGCACGAGGCGGCCGTGGCCGAGGCCGTCGCGTCCGGGGCCCGGCAGCTGCTCCGCCACGTCGAGGTCTCCCTCGCCCGAGCGGAGGAGGAACGCACCGCCGCCGACGCCGCCAAGGCACGCCGGGAGCAGGAACTCGCGCAGGCCCGTGGCGAGGGGCGTGACCTCAAGACCGAGCTGGACAAACTGACCGACTCCGTACACCGCGGCGAGGTGCTCGGCGCCGAGAAGCGGATGCGGATCGAGCAGCTGGAGACCAAGGCGCTGGAGGAGCTGGGCGTCGAGCCGGAGGGACTGATCACGGAGTACGGCCCCGACCAGCTCGTACCACCGTCGCCGCCCGCCGAGGGGGAGGAGTTGCCGGAGGACCCGGAGCACCCCCGCAACCAGCCGAAGACGTTCCACCGTGCCGAGCAGGAGAAGCGGCTCAGGGCGGCCGAGCGGGCGTACCAGCAGCTCGGCAAGGTCAATCCGCTGGCGCTGGAGGAGTTCTCGGCGCTGGAGGAGCGGCACAAGTTCCTCAGTGAGCAGCTGGAGGACCTGAAGAAGACCCGCGCGGATCTGCTCCAGGTGGTGAAGGAGGTCGACGAACGGGTCGAGCAGGTGTTCGCCGAAGCCTTCTGGGACACCGCGCGGGAGTTCGAGGGCGTCTTCGGCCGGCTCTTCCCCGGCGGTGAGGGGCGGCTGATCCTCACCGACCCGGACAACATGCTCACCACCGGCGTCGACGTCGAGGCCCGGCCGCCGGGCAAGAGGGTCAAGCGGCTGTCGCTGCTCTCCGGCGGTGAGCGGTCGCTGACCGCCGTCGCCATGCTGGTGTCGATCTTCAAGGCACGGCCCAGTCCGTTCTATGTGATGGACGAGGTCGAGGCGGCGCTCGACGACACCAACCTGCAGCGGCTGATCCGGATCATGCAGGAGCTGCAGGAGGCGTCGCAGCTGATCGTGATCACGCACCAGAAGCGGACGATGGAAGTCGCCGACGCCCTGTACGGCGTGTCGATGCAGGGCGACGGCGTGTCGAAGGTGATCAGCCAGCGGTTGCGTTAG
- the coaD gene encoding pantetheine-phosphate adenylyltransferase, which translates to MRRAVCPGSFDPITNGHLDIIGRASKLYDEVYVAVMINKSKKGLFEVEERMELIREVTTEYANVRVEAFHGLLVDFCKQRDIPAIVKGLRAVSDFDYELQMAQMNIGLSGVETLFVPTNPTYSFLSSSLVKEVATWGGDVSHLVPPLVLEALGERLKQD; encoded by the coding sequence GTGCGCCGTGCCGTCTGTCCCGGGTCGTTCGACCCCATCACCAACGGACACCTCGACATCATTGGCCGCGCCTCCAAGTTGTACGACGAGGTCTACGTCGCGGTGATGATCAACAAGTCCAAGAAGGGCCTCTTCGAGGTCGAGGAGCGGATGGAGCTGATCCGCGAGGTCACCACCGAGTACGCGAACGTACGGGTGGAGGCCTTCCACGGCCTGCTCGTCGACTTCTGCAAGCAGCGCGACATCCCGGCCATCGTCAAGGGTCTGCGCGCGGTCAGCGACTTCGACTACGAGCTGCAGATGGCCCAGATGAACATCGGCCTGTCGGGCGTGGAGACCCTCTTCGTCCCCACCAACCCCACCTACAGCTTCCTGTCGTCCTCCCTGGTCAAGGAGGTCGCGACCTGGGGCGGCGACGTCTCCCACCTGGTGCCCCCGCTCGTCCTCGAAGCCCTGGGCGAACGCCTGAAGCAGGACTGA
- the rnc gene encoding ribonuclease III, giving the protein MSDAKAETNAKKKAENTASSHTLLEGRLGYQLESALLVRALTHRSYAYENGGLPTNERLEFLGDSVLGLVVTDTLYRTHPDLPEGQLAKLRAAVVNSRALAEVGRGLDLGSFIRLGRGEEGTGGRDKASILADTLEAVIGAVYLDQGLDSAAELVHRLFDPLIEKSSNLGAGLDWKTSLQELTATEGLGVPEYLVTETGPDHEKTFTAAARVGGVSYGTGTGRSKKEAEQQAAESAWLAIRSAADERAKAAAEAAALPDEPAETPSDAGPA; this is encoded by the coding sequence ATGTCTGACGCCAAGGCGGAGACCAACGCCAAGAAAAAGGCGGAGAACACAGCCTCGTCCCACACGCTTCTGGAAGGGCGGCTCGGCTACCAGCTCGAGTCCGCCCTTCTGGTGCGTGCGCTGACCCACCGTTCGTACGCGTACGAGAACGGCGGTCTGCCCACCAACGAGCGCCTGGAGTTCCTCGGGGACTCCGTCCTGGGTCTCGTGGTCACGGACACGCTGTATCGCACCCACCCCGACCTGCCCGAAGGCCAACTGGCCAAGCTGCGGGCCGCGGTGGTCAATTCTCGTGCGCTGGCGGAGGTGGGCCGCGGGCTCGACCTCGGCTCCTTCATCCGGCTCGGCCGCGGTGAAGAGGGCACGGGTGGCCGGGACAAGGCATCCATCCTCGCCGACACCCTCGAAGCGGTGATCGGCGCGGTCTATCTCGACCAGGGGCTCGACTCGGCGGCGGAGCTGGTGCACCGCTTGTTCGACCCGCTGATCGAAAAGTCTTCGAACCTCGGAGCCGGCCTGGACTGGAAGACCAGTCTCCAGGAGCTCACCGCGACCGAAGGGCTCGGTGTGCCCGAGTACCTGGTCACGGAGACCGGCCCCGATCACGAGAAGACCTTCACAGCTGCCGCCCGCGTCGGAGGCGTCTCGTACGGCACCGGCACCGGCCGCAGCAAGAAGGAAGCGGAGCAGCAGGCGGCCGAGTCCGCCTGGCTCGCGATCCGCTCCGCGGCGGACGAGCGGGCGAAGGCGGCGGCCGAGGCCGCGGCCCTGCCCGATGAGCCCGCCGAGACTCCTTCCGACGCCGGCCCGGCCTGA
- the rpmF gene encoding 50S ribosomal protein L32, which yields MAVPKRKMSRSNTRHRRSQWKAAVPTLVACERCHEPKLQHIACPSCGTYNKRQVLEV from the coding sequence GTGGCTGTTCCGAAGCGGAAGATGTCGCGCAGCAACACGCGCCACCGCCGGTCGCAGTGGAAGGCTGCGGTCCCCACCCTGGTTGCGTGCGAGCGCTGCCACGAGCCCAAGCTGCAGCACATCGCGTGCCCGTCTTGCGGCACCTATAACAAGCGCCAGGTCCTCGAGGTCTGA
- a CDS encoding acylphosphatase, translated as MSEDVRLVAWVRGRVQGVGFRWFTRARALEIGDLSGFALNLSDGRVQVVAEGTREACQGLLEWLQGDDTPGRVDGVTEIWDTSRGGYDGFAIR; from the coding sequence ATGAGTGAGGATGTACGGCTGGTCGCCTGGGTGCGTGGACGGGTGCAAGGGGTGGGTTTCCGCTGGTTCACCCGGGCTCGGGCGCTGGAGATCGGCGACCTGAGTGGTTTTGCTCTCAATTTGTCCGACGGGCGGGTGCAGGTGGTCGCCGAAGGCACCCGCGAGGCGTGCCAGGGGCTTCTGGAGTGGCTCCAGGGCGACGACACGCCCGGGCGCGTGGACGGCGTCACCGAGATCTGGGACACATCGCGAGGGGGCTACGACGGCTTCGCCATTCGCTGA
- a CDS encoding cell division initiation protein, which translates to MDVQKKLDEIVSVVSGARSMPMSASCVVNRAELLSLFDELRAALPDSLAQARELIGDRDHMVERARMEAERIIENAHAERGSLISDTEVARRSQNEADRILGEARQEAEDVRAEADDYVDSKLANFEVVLTKTLGSVGRGREKLLGTGPGLDERGYEDEDAPERSHDPETLRRDADAYVDSKLGAFEAVLAKTLEAVGRGRQKLHGRIATDDLGTLALNDDGTSPQLTSDADYLAGLADLSDAPAQQARPVTEQQSYGGQQDAYRTTAYQQDPYGGYQQQYAPAQQAADPYGYQQADPYAAGYPQQPTYDPNQEHGQQDQGQQDQQGYAQQQANVLDETSLFDTTMITAEQLRRYEQGR; encoded by the coding sequence GTGGACGTTCAGAAGAAGCTCGACGAGATCGTCTCGGTGGTCTCCGGCGCCCGATCCATGCCCATGTCGGCCTCGTGCGTGGTCAACCGCGCCGAGCTGCTCTCCCTCTTCGACGAGCTGCGCGCGGCCCTGCCCGACTCCCTCGCCCAGGCACGGGAACTGATCGGCGACCGTGACCACATGGTCGAGCGGGCCCGCATGGAGGCCGAGCGGATCATCGAGAACGCGCACGCCGAGCGCGGCTCCCTGATCTCCGACACCGAGGTCGCCCGCCGCTCCCAGAACGAGGCCGACCGCATCCTGGGCGAGGCCCGCCAGGAGGCCGAGGACGTCCGCGCGGAGGCCGACGACTACGTCGACTCCAAGCTCGCCAACTTCGAGGTCGTCCTCACCAAGACCCTCGGATCGGTGGGCCGCGGCCGCGAGAAGCTCCTCGGCACGGGCCCCGGCCTCGACGAGCGGGGCTACGAGGACGAGGACGCCCCCGAGCGCAGCCACGACCCCGAGACCCTGCGCCGCGACGCCGACGCCTACGTGGACTCCAAGCTCGGCGCCTTCGAGGCGGTGCTCGCCAAGACCCTGGAGGCCGTCGGCCGAGGCCGCCAGAAGCTCCACGGCCGGATCGCCACCGACGACCTCGGCACCCTCGCCCTGAACGACGACGGCACCTCCCCGCAGCTCACCAGCGACGCCGACTACCTGGCTGGGCTCGCCGACCTCTCCGACGCCCCCGCCCAGCAGGCCCGGCCGGTGACGGAGCAGCAGTCGTACGGCGGGCAGCAGGACGCCTACCGGACGACGGCGTACCAGCAGGATCCGTACGGGGGCTACCAGCAGCAGTACGCCCCGGCCCAGCAGGCCGCCGACCCCTACGGCTACCAGCAGGCCGACCCGTACGCGGCCGGCTATCCGCAGCAGCCGACGTACGACCCGAACCAGGAGCACGGGCAGCAGGACCAGGGGCAGCAGGACCAGCAGGGGTACGCGCAGCAGCAGGCGAACGTGCTCGACGAGACCAGCCTCTTCGACACGACCATGATCACGGCGGAGCAGTTGCGCCGTTACGAGCAGGGTCGCTGA
- the mutM gene encoding bifunctional DNA-formamidopyrimidine glycosylase/DNA-(apurinic or apyrimidinic site) lyase — protein sequence MPELPEVEVVRRGLERWVAHRTVADVEVLHPRAIRRHLAGPEDFALRLKGHRIGEPSRRGKYLWLPVEDTGIAVLAHLGMSGQLLVQPHDAADEKHLRIRVRFADDLRTELRFVDQRTFGGLSLHDTTPDGLPDVIAHIARDPLDPQFDAEAFHQALRRKRTTIKRALLDQSLISGVGNIYADEALWRSRIHYERPTAGFTRPRTTELLSHVRDVMNAALAVGGTSFDSLYVNVNGQSGYFDRSLDAYGREGLPCRRCATPMRRRPWMNRSSYFCPTCQRAPRVPS from the coding sequence GTGCCAGAACTCCCCGAGGTCGAGGTCGTACGACGCGGCCTGGAGCGATGGGTGGCCCACCGGACGGTCGCCGACGTGGAGGTCCTTCACCCACGGGCGATCCGCCGCCACCTGGCCGGCCCCGAGGACTTCGCGCTCCGGCTGAAGGGCCACCGCATCGGGGAGCCCAGCCGACGCGGCAAGTACCTGTGGCTGCCCGTGGAGGACACCGGCATCGCCGTCCTCGCCCATCTCGGCATGAGCGGCCAGCTGCTCGTGCAGCCGCACGACGCGGCCGACGAGAAGCATCTCAGGATCCGCGTCCGCTTCGCGGACGACCTCCGTACCGAACTCCGCTTCGTCGACCAACGCACCTTCGGCGGACTGTCGTTGCACGACACCACCCCCGACGGCCTGCCGGACGTCATCGCGCACATCGCCCGTGACCCTCTCGACCCGCAGTTCGACGCGGAGGCCTTCCATCAGGCGCTGCGACGGAAGCGCACGACCATCAAACGGGCCCTGCTCGACCAGTCGTTGATCAGCGGGGTCGGCAACATCTATGCCGACGAGGCGCTTTGGCGGTCGAGGATCCACTACGAGCGCCCCACGGCCGGTTTCACCCGCCCCCGTACCACCGAACTCCTGAGCCACGTACGGGACGTGATGAACGCGGCGCTCGCGGTGGGCGGCACGAGCTTCGACAGCCTGTACGTCAACGTGAACGGCCAGTCGGGGTACTTCGACCGGTCACTGGACGCGTACGGCCGCGAGGGGCTGCCCTGCCGCCGCTGTGCCACGCCGATGCGGCGGCGGCCGTGGATGAACCGGTCCAGCTACTTCTGCCCGACGTGTCAGAGGGCGCCGCGCGTCCCGTCGTAA
- the rsmD gene encoding 16S rRNA (guanine(966)-N(2))-methyltransferase RsmD, with product MTRVIAGRAGGRRLSVPPGTGTRPTSDRAREGLFSTWQSLLGGPLDGERVLDLYAGSGAVGLEALSRGAGHTLLVEADARAARTVRDNVRSLGLPGAEVRPGKAEQIIQGPAPDEPYDLVFLDPPYAVSDDDLREILLTLRTGGWLGEEALVTVERSTRGGEFAWPTGFEAIRARRYGEGTFWYGRAASTCEDAR from the coding sequence ATGACCCGCGTGATCGCAGGCCGAGCCGGCGGACGGCGTCTCTCGGTGCCGCCCGGCACCGGAACCCGCCCCACCTCCGACCGCGCACGCGAGGGCCTCTTCTCCACCTGGCAATCCCTCCTCGGCGGCCCCCTGGACGGCGAAAGGGTCCTCGACCTGTACGCGGGCTCGGGCGCCGTCGGCCTGGAAGCCCTCTCCCGGGGCGCCGGCCACACCCTCCTCGTCGAGGCCGACGCCCGCGCCGCCCGAACGGTCCGGGACAACGTCAGATCGCTCGGCCTCCCCGGCGCAGAGGTGAGACCGGGCAAAGCGGAGCAGATCATCCAGGGCCCGGCGCCTGACGAGCCGTACGACCTCGTCTTCCTCGACCCTCCGTACGCCGTCTCGGACGACGATCTTCGCGAGATCCTGCTCACACTCCGTACCGGGGGCTGGCTCGGAGAGGAAGCCCTCGTCACCGTGGAGCGCAGTACCAGAGGCGGTGAGTTCGCCTGGCCGACCGGTTTCGAAGCCATCAGGGCCCGTCGCTACGGCGAGGGAACGTTTTGGTACGGTCGCGCCGCCTCTACGTGCGAAGACGCACGATGA
- a CDS encoding CAP domain-containing protein, protein MGRHRRSAAGRAARGGRAAGVTDTGFAPEEPHYGPENLYGFAAVLEADAQAASRAGGSRRRKKRTVTPVKTGLLGVSAAVALGTVAVATGVLPGGDKYAVSGGNANETVVPVGSPTGAATQQGGTDGAAQEQREDESTSRDAQREASPSNSPSPSGKPPEKPSDKAGKDSGSKKTKTPSAKPTKEKEKETTSPVEVSVETQAEAAVLLLVNEERAKAGCSPVAADSDLAKLAEAFSEDMALRSFFDHTNPDGDDPWDRAAALGITGLGGENIARGQATAEAVMEAWMNSAGHKANILNCDFKTLGVGVHLGDGGPWWTQDFGY, encoded by the coding sequence ATGGGACGCCACCGACGCTCCGCCGCCGGCCGCGCCGCCAGGGGGGGCCGCGCCGCCGGGGTCACCGACACGGGTTTCGCTCCCGAGGAGCCCCACTACGGTCCCGAGAACCTGTACGGGTTCGCCGCGGTCCTGGAGGCCGACGCCCAGGCCGCCTCGCGCGCCGGCGGTTCGCGCCGCCGTAAGAAGCGGACCGTGACTCCTGTGAAGACCGGCCTCCTCGGTGTCTCCGCCGCCGTCGCCCTCGGAACCGTCGCCGTCGCCACCGGGGTGCTGCCGGGCGGCGACAAGTACGCGGTCAGCGGGGGCAACGCCAACGAGACAGTGGTTCCCGTCGGCTCGCCGACGGGTGCGGCGACCCAGCAGGGCGGTACGGACGGCGCCGCGCAGGAACAGCGCGAGGACGAGTCCACCAGCCGCGACGCCCAGCGCGAGGCCTCGCCGTCGAACAGCCCGTCCCCCTCGGGGAAGCCGCCCGAGAAGCCTTCCGACAAGGCGGGCAAGGACTCCGGCTCGAAGAAGACCAAGACGCCGTCCGCCAAGCCCACCAAGGAGAAGGAGAAGGAGACCACTTCCCCGGTGGAGGTCTCCGTCGAGACCCAGGCCGAGGCCGCGGTCCTCCTCCTGGTCAACGAGGAGCGGGCCAAAGCGGGCTGCAGCCCGGTGGCGGCCGACAGCGATCTGGCGAAGCTGGCCGAGGCTTTCAGCGAGGACATGGCCCTCCGCAGCTTCTTCGACCACACCAACCCCGACGGCGACGACCCGTGGGACCGCGCCGCCGCCCTCGGAATCACCGGCCTGGGCGGCGAGAACATCGCCCGCGGCCAGGCCACCGCCGAGGCGGTCATGGAGGCCTGGATGAACAGCGCCGGCCACAAGGCGAACATCCTCAACTGCGACTTCAAGACCCTCGGCGTCGGTGTCCACCTGGGCGACGGCGGACCGTGGTGGACACAGGACTTCGGCTACTAG
- a CDS encoding DUF177 domain-containing protein — MNARLDHRNPLVFDTHELGRRPGALQRLTREIDAPKDLGLQGVVGVPEGAPLKLDLRLESVMEGVLVTGTARAQAKGECVRCLEPLELELEAEFQEMFSYPDADDRGRVKAEPADDAEEDEDMLFIEDGLFDLEPVLRDAVVLALPMQPVCQDDCPGLCSQCGARLADDPDHHHDAVDIRWAALQGLAGSLEDGEKDELGGGALPSAHVDEKQEK; from the coding sequence CTGAACGCCCGCCTCGACCACCGTAACCCTCTCGTGTTCGACACACACGAGCTGGGGCGACGTCCTGGTGCGCTGCAGCGCCTGACCCGTGAGATCGACGCTCCCAAGGACCTCGGGCTCCAGGGAGTCGTCGGGGTGCCGGAAGGCGCCCCGCTGAAGCTCGACCTCCGTCTTGAGTCGGTCATGGAAGGTGTGCTTGTCACCGGCACCGCCCGTGCACAGGCCAAAGGGGAGTGCGTAAGGTGTCTGGAGCCGCTCGAGCTGGAGCTCGAAGCGGAATTCCAGGAGATGTTTTCGTACCCTGACGCCGACGACCGGGGCCGTGTCAAAGCGGAGCCGGCCGACGACGCCGAGGAAGACGAGGACATGCTCTTCATCGAGGACGGCTTGTTCGACCTCGAACCCGTGCTGCGTGATGCGGTGGTGCTCGCACTGCCGATGCAGCCGGTGTGCCAGGACGACTGCCCCGGCCTGTGCTCCCAGTGTGGAGCGCGGCTGGCGGACGACCCGGACCACCACCACGACGCCGTCGACATCCGTTGGGCGGCACTGCAGGGACTCGCCGGTTCACTCGAAGATGGCGAGAAGGACGAGTTGGGCGGCGGCGCGCTTCCATCAGCGCACGTCGACGAGAAGCAGGAGAAGTAG